From the Bacteroidales bacterium genome, the window TCTGTCTCCTGTATCTTTTCATAATTTGAAAGATCTGAAGAATACTTTTTACCTCGATTCCAACCGGTATGAATCTTATATTCCTTTATTGAAATGGTCTGGCGGTAAAACTTTGATCCTCAAACAACCCTACCTGCGAAAATCTTATCAAAGCAAAAGGCCTGTAGCCGATATACTGGCAGAAGCATTCCCCCCGACAATGATCCTGGCTTCGGTTGCAATGCTGGTTGCTACAATCCTGGGCCTTTTAATCGGGATACTGTCGGCTCTTTTCAAGGATGGTATTTTTGATCGTACCGCAATGGTAATCTCCGTATTCGGGATGTCATTGCCCTCATTTTTTGCTGCAATCCTGATTGCCTGGCTTTTTGCATATGTCCTTGCCGAATATACAGGCCTGAATATGTTTGGCAGTCTTTATACTGTTGATGATTTCGGAAATGGAGAATATCTTGATCTGAAAAATCTCATCCTCCCTGCTTTCACGCTTGCGATTCGACCATTGGCAATTATTACAGAACTTACCAGGTCATCAATGCTTGATGTATTATCCCAGGATTATATCCGTACTGCAAGGTCAAAGGGTTTGCCACGTTGGAAAATCCTTATAAAACATGCTTTAAAAAATGCTTTAAATCCTGTAGTAACAGCCGTTTCAGGATGGTTCGCCTCATTGATGGCCGGAGCTGTTTTCGTGGAATATGTATTCGATTGGAAAGGAGTAGGGGTAGTTATTGTTGATGCACTCGAAAAATATGATTTCCCTGTTGTTATGGGTGCTGTCCTTTTTATCTCGGTTATCCTGATCATTATTAATATTTTTGTAGATATCATCTATGGATTACTCGATCCAAGGATACGATATTCTTAACCAGGTAGAAATCTGTGAAAGCAGGAACTAATCCTAAAAAAGAGAAAATTTGAGGCAGGATGATTAGGCAAAGAACATAGTTTTAATTCCACTAAATATCTGTTAATCAATAACTAATTAGCAATACTTAAAAACTAATATATCATGAGAAAGAACATAGTAGCCGGAAACTGGAAAATGAATAAGACCTTCCAGGAGGCTGATGACCTGCTGTTCGAAATAGCAGATGAACTAAAAGAAAAAGGCAGGGGAGAAGTGGATGTGATCATTTGTCCACCTTCACCCTATCTTGAAATGGCTTGTGATATCGCATCCGACAATGATTTCCTGGTAGGTGCTCAGAATGTGAGTCAGTGGGAAACAGGTGCATACACAGGGGAGATATCTGCAGCTATGTTGCATTCCATGAATGTAACTCATTGCATTGTAGGGCATTCAGAGCGTCGTACCTACTTCGGGGAGAATGACAAGAATATCGCACAAAAATTGGACTTACTCCTGAAATTTGGGATTACCCCAATTTATTGTTGTGGTGAAGTTCTTGCAGAACGTCAGGAAGAACGACATTTTGATGTGGTAAGAGGCCAGGTCTCAGATGCCTTATTCCACCTTGGCAAAGAAGCCATACTGGCTGTTATTATTGCCTATGAACCAGTTTGGGCTATCGGAACAGGCGTTACAGCCAGCCCTGCTCAGGCCCAGGAAATGCATGCTTTCATTCGCAGTTTACTGACTGAAAAATTTGGTAAAGAGATTGCATCTGAAATCACTATCCTTTATGGAGGAAGCTGCAATGCTCAAAATGCTGCTGAACTCTTTGCAAATCCTGATGTGGATGGCGGCCTGATTGGTGGAGCCTCTCTCAAAGCGACTG encodes:
- a CDS encoding ABC transporter permease, which encodes MIRYLVKRIWYGILVLFGVVSLIFFLFNVLPGDPARMVLGQRADIASVEAINKDLGRDKTVTVQYLLFLNDLSPVSFHNLKDLKNTFYLDSNRYESYIPLLKWSGGKTLILKQPYLRKSYQSKRPVADILAEAFPPTMILASVAMLVATILGLLIGILSALFKDGIFDRTAMVISVFGMSLPSFFAAILIAWLFAYVLAEYTGLNMFGSLYTVDDFGNGEYLDLKNLILPAFTLAIRPLAIITELTRSSMLDVLSQDYIRTARSKGLPRWKILIKHALKNALNPVVTAVSGWFASLMAGAVFVEYVFDWKGVGVVIVDALEKYDFPVVMGAVLFISVILIIINIFVDIIYGLLDPRIRYS
- a CDS encoding triose-phosphate isomerase; the encoded protein is MRKNIVAGNWKMNKTFQEADDLLFEIADELKEKGRGEVDVIICPPSPYLEMACDIASDNDFLVGAQNVSQWETGAYTGEISAAMLHSMNVTHCIVGHSERRTYFGENDKNIAQKLDLLLKFGITPIYCCGEVLAERQEERHFDVVRGQVSDALFHLGKEAILAVIIAYEPVWAIGTGVTASPAQAQEMHAFIRSLLTEKFGKEIASEITILYGGSCNAQNAAELFANPDVDGGLIGGASLKATDFVKIVNSF